The Coregonus clupeaformis isolate EN_2021a chromosome 6, ASM2061545v1, whole genome shotgun sequence genome has a segment encoding these proteins:
- the LOC123491062 gene encoding uncharacterized protein LOC123491062, translating to MLVRELAVLNTQIFTVEQPIFICFTPARRMVWNELSSQNEQYVDEEVGHRSCLALIPWSGPLCVPIFPVFSKAKPVYYLTRAGRMLVTELAVLNTQTSKLVIEEPTIHLTEAGRLVLDELSAPSDSHSQPNREDSGFPYEKLQLVGNWGSFHFHYWNIHYGRVQQNEEDMHHLCIVRGVEKQLWWSRVIQEKILDPWGLVQVVLTNKKLIGIKFLGRRIHGLMSCLVKRRSEFTYYEDAQQVDISTTVEGYQERGG from the exons atgctggtgagagagctggcagtgttaaacaCGCAG ATATTCACAGTGGAGCAGCCCATTTTCATCTGTTTCACTCCTGCTAGGAGGATGGTATGGAATGAACTGTCCTCTCAAAATGAACAG tatgtggatgaggaggttgggcaccggtcctgtctggctttaatcccttggtctggaccctTGTGTGTTCCTATCTTT cctgtcttctccaaGGCCAAACCAGTCTACTACCTCACTCGTGCTGGGAGAATGCTGGTAACAGAGCTTgcagtgttaaacacacag ACTTCCAAATTGGTTATTGAGGAGCCTACCATTCACCTCACTGAAGCTGGGAGGCTAGTGCTTGACGAACTGTCAGCACCTTCAGATAGCCATTCACAG CCAAATAGGGAAGACTCTGGTTTTCCCTATGAGAAGTTGCAGCTGGTTGGGAACTGGGGTTCGTTTCATTTCCATTACTGGAATATCCATTATGGACGAGTGCAG CAAAATGAAGAGGACATGCATCACCTGTGCATTGTGAGGGGAGTGGAGAAGCAGCTGTGGTGGAGCAGAGTCATCCAGGAAAAAATCCTGGACCCATGG GGTCTCGTCCAGGTGGTCCTCACCAACAAGAAGCTGATTGGTATTAAG TTCCTTGGTAGAAGGATCCATGGACTCATGTCCTGCCTTGTCAAGAGGAGGTCTGAGTTCACCTAttatgaggatgcccag CAGGTGGATATCTCCACCACAGTGGAGGGGTACCAGGAGAGGGGGGGATGA
- the LOC121568331 gene encoding E3 SUMO-protein ligase ZBED1-like isoform X1, which produces MDDIVQLMGPVKMATTVMCEEDQPTLSVIAPLQAKLLKHLQPCKDDSTLVAEIKRVMASDLSTRYRGTQDALNIASALDPRFKELPYLEKEDREQVYTKLVFEAEVSHQLQMSHLLVRRKP; this is translated from the exons ATGGATGACATTGTTCAGTTGATGGGTCCTGTCAAAATGGCAACCACTGTGATGTGTGAAGAAGACCAGCCAACTCTCTCTGTAATTGCTCCTCTTCAAGCAAAACTGCTGAAACACCTACAGCCATGCAAAGACGACTCAACCCTGGTTGCAGAGATTAAGAGGGTGATGGCCAGTGACCTCTCCACACGCTACAGAGGCACCCAAGATGCTCTCAACATAG CATCAGCGTTGGACCCGCGATTTAAAGAACTGCCCTAcctggaaaaagaggacagagaacaggtctACACAAAACTGGTTTTTGAGGCAGAAGTGTCCCACCAG CTCCAAATGAGTCACCTCCTTGTAAGAAGAAAGCCTTAG
- the LOC121568331 gene encoding E3 SUMO-protein ligase ZBED1-like isoform X2, with product MDDIVQLMGPVKMATTVMCEEDQPTLSVIAPLQAKLLKHLQPCKDDSTLVAEIKRVMASDLSTRYRGTQDALNIASALDPRFKELPYLEKEDREQVYTKLVFEAEVSHQYYRAEI from the exons ATGGATGACATTGTTCAGTTGATGGGTCCTGTCAAAATGGCAACCACTGTGATGTGTGAAGAAGACCAGCCAACTCTCTCTGTAATTGCTCCTCTTCAAGCAAAACTGCTGAAACACCTACAGCCATGCAAAGACGACTCAACCCTGGTTGCAGAGATTAAGAGGGTGATGGCCAGTGACCTCTCCACACGCTACAGAGGCACCCAAGATGCTCTCAACATAG CATCAGCGTTGGACCCGCGATTTAAAGAACTGCCCTAcctggaaaaagaggacagagaacaggtctACACAAAACTGGTTTTTGAGGCAGAAGTGTCCCACCAG TATTACAGAGCAGAAATTTGA